A genomic window from Micromonospora ferruginea includes:
- a CDS encoding Lhr family helicase, which translates to MADEVAPAGGVLAEFGAATRAWFTAAFAAPTPAQEGAWRSVAAGRNALVVAPTGSGKTLAAFLWSLDRLGKEPPPADPRRRCRVLYVSPLKALAVDVERNLRTPLIGIRQAATRLDVAPPDITVGMRTGDTPADERRAFARTPPDVLITTPESLFLLLTSAARDSLRGVDTVIVDEVHAVAGTKRGAHLALSLERLDALLDRPAQRIGLSATVRPIDVCARFLGGAHPVDVVQPPADKTIEVSVQVPVEDMTRLDEQEQPEDELGGLGPRRPSIWPAVEERVLGLIRAHRSTIVFTNSRRGAERLCARLNELAAEEAEAATAAEAARMARGGEPVRVSDLLPDRDGPPAGDGGPGPTDLGGRRGADAFGGPVGPVRAPRQPAEVMAQSGAAAGAPTVIARAHHGSVSREERKHIEEALKSGQLPAVVATSSLELGIDMGAVDLVVQIEAPPSVAAGLQRVGRAGHQVGAVSRGVVFPKHRGDLLSCTVVAERMGDGAIEELHYPRNPLDVLAQQIVAMVALEPWQLGDLAVLVRRAAPFAELPDSALHAVLDMLSGRYPSTAFAELRPRLVWDRATDVLTGRPGAQRLAVTSGGTIPDRGLFGVFLAGAERAARVGELDEEMVYESRVGDVFLLGSSSWRIEEITPDRVLVSPAPGQAARMPFWKGDQLGRPVELGRAIGARVRALLRQSDDDAVAALRAGGLDDWAAGNLMTYLREQKAATRSLPDDRTVVVERFRDELGDWRLAVHSVLGARVNGPWALAIGRRLAERYGVDAQVMPSDDGIVVRLPDTAEEPPGADVVVFEPDEIAQLVEESVGTSALFASRFRECAARSLLLPRRDPRRRQPLWQQRQRAAQLLDVAREYADFPVTLEAARECLQDVFDQPALAELMRDLGARKVRLVEVESERPSPFARSLLFGYVGAFLYEGDAPLAERRAAALALDSGLLGELLGRVDLRELLDPAVLAETERQLRWRTEQRRPRDAEDVVELLRVVGDLSTAELAERGVPETWPEELAAARRALRVRIAGEERWIVVEDAARLRDALGVALPVGVAEAHLAPVADPLGDLVARYARTHGPFAAATCAARFGLGVFVVEQALRRLAGTGRVVSGEFAPDSVGTQWCDAEVLRLLRRRSLAALRREIEPVPPRALAAFLPRWQQVGSSARGVEAVAATVEQLQGVTVPASALERLVLPARVADYSPAQLDELCASGEVVWAGAGAISGGDGWVTLAYADVAPLLLPPPDEALTLTPLHESVLDALADGQALFFRSLSDRVGATDDTALSGVVWDLVWAGHLTNDTLAPLRAALGAGGAHRSRPSAPRTRYRRPGRVALPSRGGPPTMAGRWSRLPERDLDPTRRAAALADLLLERHGVVTRGAVVAEQVTGGFAGVYPVLSALEERGAARRGYFVEGLGAAQFAVPGAVDRIRALADPADGGRGGGGPTVVLAATDPANPYGAALPWPERVVDSGDGAAPATGHRAGRKAGALVVLVGGDLVLYVERGGRTILSFSEDADMLGAAGKALADAVHSGALGAISVERADGEAVRSSPLRDALTAAGFRATPRGLRLRG; encoded by the coding sequence GTGGCGGACGAGGTGGCCCCGGCGGGCGGGGTGCTGGCGGAGTTCGGCGCGGCGACCCGGGCGTGGTTCACCGCGGCGTTCGCCGCGCCCACGCCGGCCCAGGAGGGCGCCTGGCGCTCCGTCGCGGCCGGGCGCAACGCCCTGGTGGTCGCCCCGACCGGCTCCGGCAAGACCCTGGCGGCGTTCCTCTGGTCGCTCGACCGGCTCGGCAAGGAGCCGCCACCGGCCGATCCCCGGCGGCGCTGCCGGGTGCTCTACGTCAGCCCGCTCAAGGCCCTCGCCGTCGACGTGGAGCGCAACCTGCGCACCCCGCTCATCGGCATCCGCCAGGCCGCCACCCGGCTCGACGTCGCCCCGCCCGACATCACGGTCGGCATGCGCACCGGCGACACCCCGGCCGACGAGCGGCGGGCCTTCGCCCGCACCCCGCCGGACGTCCTCATCACCACGCCCGAGTCGCTGTTCCTGCTGCTCACCTCCGCCGCCCGCGACTCGCTGCGCGGGGTGGACACGGTGATCGTCGACGAGGTGCACGCGGTCGCCGGCACCAAGCGCGGCGCCCACCTGGCGCTCTCCCTGGAACGACTCGACGCGCTGCTCGACCGCCCCGCGCAGCGGATCGGGCTCTCCGCCACGGTGCGGCCGATCGACGTCTGCGCCCGCTTCCTCGGTGGCGCCCACCCGGTCGACGTGGTGCAACCGCCGGCCGACAAGACCATCGAGGTCAGCGTCCAGGTCCCGGTGGAGGACATGACCCGCCTCGACGAGCAGGAGCAGCCGGAGGACGAGCTGGGCGGGCTCGGCCCGCGCCGGCCGTCGATCTGGCCGGCGGTCGAGGAACGGGTGCTCGGGTTGATCCGCGCGCATCGGTCCACCATCGTCTTCACCAACTCCCGGCGCGGCGCCGAGCGGCTCTGTGCCCGCCTCAACGAGCTGGCCGCCGAGGAGGCGGAGGCGGCGACCGCAGCGGAGGCCGCCCGCATGGCCCGGGGCGGGGAGCCGGTGCGCGTATCCGATCTCCTACCCGACCGCGACGGCCCGCCGGCCGGCGACGGCGGCCCGGGTCCGACGGACCTGGGCGGGCGGCGCGGCGCGGACGCGTTCGGCGGGCCGGTCGGGCCGGTGCGCGCGCCCCGGCAGCCGGCCGAGGTGATGGCCCAGTCCGGCGCGGCGGCCGGCGCGCCGACGGTGATCGCCCGGGCGCACCACGGCAGCGTCTCCCGGGAGGAGCGCAAACACATCGAGGAGGCGCTCAAGTCCGGCCAGTTGCCCGCCGTGGTCGCCACCTCCAGCCTGGAGCTGGGCATCGACATGGGCGCGGTCGACCTGGTGGTGCAGATCGAGGCGCCGCCGAGCGTCGCGGCCGGGCTGCAACGGGTGGGCCGGGCCGGGCACCAGGTGGGCGCGGTCTCCCGGGGCGTGGTGTTCCCCAAGCACCGCGGCGACCTGCTCTCCTGCACCGTGGTCGCCGAGCGGATGGGCGACGGCGCGATCGAGGAGCTGCACTATCCACGCAACCCGCTCGACGTGCTGGCGCAGCAGATCGTCGCCATGGTGGCGCTGGAGCCGTGGCAGCTCGGCGACCTGGCCGTGCTGGTCCGCCGGGCGGCGCCCTTCGCCGAGCTGCCCGACTCGGCGCTGCACGCGGTGCTCGACATGCTCTCCGGCCGCTACCCGTCGACCGCGTTCGCCGAGCTGCGCCCCCGGCTGGTCTGGGACCGCGCGACCGACGTGCTGACCGGCCGGCCCGGCGCCCAACGGCTCGCCGTGACCAGCGGCGGCACCATTCCCGACCGGGGCCTGTTCGGGGTCTTCCTGGCCGGGGCCGAGCGGGCGGCCCGGGTCGGCGAGCTGGACGAGGAGATGGTCTACGAGTCCCGCGTCGGCGACGTGTTCCTGCTCGGCTCGTCGTCCTGGCGGATCGAGGAGATCACCCCCGACCGGGTGCTGGTCTCCCCCGCGCCCGGCCAGGCCGCCCGGATGCCGTTCTGGAAGGGCGACCAGCTCGGCCGCCCGGTCGAGCTGGGCCGGGCGATCGGCGCCCGGGTCCGCGCGCTGCTGCGCCAGTCCGACGACGACGCGGTGGCGGCGCTGCGGGCCGGTGGGCTGGACGACTGGGCCGCCGGCAACCTGATGACCTACCTGCGCGAGCAGAAGGCGGCCACCCGCTCGCTGCCCGACGACCGGACGGTGGTGGTCGAGCGGTTCCGCGACGAGCTGGGCGACTGGCGGCTCGCCGTGCACTCGGTGCTCGGCGCCCGGGTCAACGGGCCGTGGGCGCTGGCCATCGGTCGCCGGCTGGCCGAGCGCTACGGCGTGGACGCCCAGGTGATGCCCTCCGACGACGGCATCGTGGTCCGGCTGCCGGACACCGCCGAGGAGCCGCCCGGCGCCGACGTGGTGGTGTTCGAGCCGGACGAGATCGCCCAACTGGTCGAGGAGTCGGTCGGCACGTCGGCGTTGTTCGCCTCCCGGTTCCGCGAGTGCGCGGCCCGGTCGCTGCTGCTGCCCCGCCGCGACCCGCGCCGGCGGCAGCCGCTGTGGCAGCAGCGCCAGCGCGCCGCGCAACTGCTCGACGTGGCCCGCGAGTACGCCGACTTCCCGGTCACCCTGGAGGCCGCACGGGAGTGCCTGCAGGACGTCTTCGACCAGCCGGCGCTGGCCGAGCTGATGCGTGACCTGGGCGCCCGCAAGGTCCGCCTGGTCGAGGTGGAGTCCGAGCGCCCGTCGCCGTTCGCCCGGTCGCTGCTGTTCGGCTACGTCGGCGCGTTCCTCTACGAGGGCGACGCGCCGCTGGCCGAGCGGCGGGCCGCCGCGCTGGCGCTCGACTCCGGGCTGCTCGGCGAGCTGCTCGGCCGGGTCGACCTGCGGGAGCTGCTCGACCCGGCGGTGCTCGCCGAGACCGAACGCCAACTGCGCTGGCGCACCGAGCAGCGGCGTCCCCGCGACGCCGAGGACGTGGTCGAGCTGCTCCGGGTGGTCGGTGACCTGAGCACCGCCGAGCTGGCCGAGCGGGGGGTGCCGGAGACCTGGCCGGAGGAGCTGGCGGCGGCCCGCCGGGCGCTGCGGGTGCGGATCGCCGGCGAGGAGCGCTGGATCGTCGTCGAGGACGCGGCCCGGCTGCGTGACGCGCTCGGCGTGGCGCTTCCGGTCGGCGTGGCCGAGGCGCACCTCGCCCCGGTGGCCGACCCGCTCGGTGACCTGGTCGCCCGTTACGCCCGCACCCACGGCCCGTTCGCGGCGGCCACCTGCGCGGCCCGGTTCGGCCTCGGCGTGTTCGTGGTCGAGCAGGCGCTGCGCCGGCTCGCCGGCACCGGCCGGGTGGTGTCCGGCGAGTTCGCCCCGGACAGCGTGGGCACCCAGTGGTGCGACGCGGAGGTGCTGCGCCTGCTGCGCCGCCGTTCCCTGGCGGCGCTGCGCCGGGAGATCGAGCCGGTGCCGCCCCGGGCGCTGGCCGCGTTCCTGCCCCGCTGGCAGCAGGTCGGCTCGTCGGCCCGGGGCGTCGAGGCGGTCGCCGCGACCGTCGAGCAGTTGCAGGGCGTGACCGTGCCGGCGTCCGCGCTGGAACGCCTGGTGCTGCCCGCCCGGGTCGCCGACTACTCCCCCGCCCAGCTCGACGAGCTGTGCGCGAGCGGCGAGGTGGTGTGGGCCGGCGCGGGCGCGATCTCCGGCGGCGACGGGTGGGTGACGCTGGCGTACGCCGACGTCGCGCCGCTGCTGCTGCCGCCGCCGGACGAGGCGCTGACGCTCACCCCGCTGCACGAGTCGGTGCTCGACGCGCTCGCCGACGGGCAGGCGCTCTTCTTCCGTTCGCTCTCCGACCGGGTCGGCGCCACCGACGACACCGCCCTGTCCGGCGTGGTGTGGGACCTGGTGTGGGCCGGTCACCTGACCAACGACACGCTCGCCCCGCTGCGGGCGGCGCTGGGCGCGGGTGGGGCGCACCGGTCCCGCCCGTCGGCCCCGCGGACCCGCTACCGCCGGCCCGGCCGGGTGGCGCTGCCCAGCCGGGGTGGCCCGCCGACCATGGCCGGCCGCTGGTCCCGGCTGCCCGAGCGCGACCTCGACCCGACCCGTCGGGCCGCCGCCCTGGCCGACCTGCTGCTGGAACGGCACGGCGTGGTGACCCGGGGCGCGGTGGTGGCCGAGCAGGTGACCGGCGGCTTCGCCGGGGTCTACCCGGTGCTGTCCGCGCTGGAGGAGCGCGGGGCGGCCCGGCGCGGCTACTTCGTCGAGGGGCTGGGCGCGGCCCAGTTCGCGGTGCCCGGCGCGGTGGACCGGATCCGCGCCCTGGCCGACCCGGCGGACGGCGGCCGGGGCGGTGGCGGGCCGACCGTGGTGCTGGCCGCCACCGACCCGGCGAACCCGTACGGCGCGGCGCTGCCCTGGCCCGAGCGGGTCGTCGACTCGGGTGACGGCGCGGCCCCGGCCACCGGTCACCGGGCCGGGCGCAAGGCGGGCGCGCTGGTGGTGCTGGTCGGCGGCGACCTGGTGCTCTACGTCGAGCGGGGCGGGCGGACGATCCTGTCGTTCAGCGAGGACGCCGACATGCTGGGCGCGGCGGGGAAGGCGCTTGCCGACGCGGTGCACTCCGGCGCGTTGGGCGCGATCTCGGTGGAACGCGCCGACGGCGAGGCGGTGCGCTCGTCGCCGCTGCGCGACGCGCTGACCGCCGCCGGGTTCCGGGCCACCCCTCGGGGCCTGCGCCTGCGCGGCTGA
- a CDS encoding SAM hydrolase/SAM-dependent halogenase family protein, producing MTGACVSLTTDYGLTDGFVAACHGVLARLAPAVRVIDVTHLVPPADVRRGAAVLAQTVPYLPVGVHVAVVDPGVGTERRGVALATPAGLLVGPDNGLLLPAATALGGVTDAVELTNPEWLAPTVSRTFHGRDVFVPVAARLASGAPLAEAGPAVEPGTLVRLPAPLVRAEPGGLSAEVLTVDHFGNVQLAAPGPLLDALPSRVLVNGREAVHGRTFGDAPPGALVVYVDSAAQVAIAVNTGRAADTLRATPGDVLTITTATPLRRDLAVDAPS from the coding sequence ATGACCGGGGCGTGCGTCTCGTTGACCACGGACTACGGGCTCACCGACGGGTTCGTGGCGGCCTGCCACGGGGTGCTCGCCCGGCTCGCGCCGGCCGTCCGGGTGATCGACGTGACGCACCTGGTGCCACCGGCCGACGTCCGCCGGGGCGCGGCGGTGCTCGCGCAGACCGTGCCGTACCTGCCGGTCGGGGTGCACGTGGCGGTGGTCGACCCGGGGGTCGGCACCGAGCGGCGCGGGGTCGCGCTGGCCACGCCCGCCGGGCTGCTGGTCGGGCCGGACAACGGGCTGCTCCTGCCGGCCGCGACGGCGCTCGGCGGAGTGACCGACGCGGTGGAGCTGACCAACCCGGAGTGGCTCGCGCCCACGGTGTCCCGCACCTTCCACGGGCGGGACGTGTTCGTGCCGGTGGCGGCCCGGCTGGCGAGCGGCGCGCCGCTCGCCGAGGCCGGACCGGCCGTGGAGCCGGGCACGCTGGTCCGGCTGCCGGCACCGCTGGTACGCGCCGAGCCCGGCGGCCTCAGCGCCGAGGTGCTGACCGTGGACCACTTCGGCAACGTCCAGCTCGCCGCGCCCGGCCCGCTGCTCGACGCCCTGCCGTCCCGGGTGCTGGTGAACGGGCGCGAGGCCGTGCACGGCCGCACGTTCGGCGACGCCCCGCCCGGCGCCCTGGTGGTCTACGTCGACTCGGCCGCCCAGGTGGCCATCGCGGTGAACACCGGCCGAGCGGCCGACACCCTCCGAGCCACCCCCGGCGACGTGCTCACCATCACCACCGCCACCCCCCTCCGCCGCGATCTTGCAGTTGATGCCCCGTCATAA